A region from the uncultured Holophaga sp. genome encodes:
- the kdsB gene encoding 3-deoxy-manno-octulosonate cytidylyltransferase, with amino-acid sequence MRTLAVLPSRYPSTRFPGKPLARIGGRPMIQRVWQAASSAEGVDRVIVATDDARILEAVQAFGGEAVMTDPALPSGTDRVAAALESLGESFDVILNIQGDEPAMHPDTVAALVRLMAENPGLSLGTVACPFTSAEELFSPNIVKVVTDDRNRALYFSRCPIPYLRSSSVFEQDFRPWLPPEQLATYKRHLGLYAYRPEALKTFMQLPPHPLERTEMLEQLRALAHGMAMGVAWTPHLSLGVDIPEDVPLVEALLQERGLL; translated from the coding sequence ATGCGCACCCTGGCCGTCCTTCCCTCCCGCTACCCCTCCACCCGATTCCCGGGCAAGCCCCTGGCCCGGATAGGGGGAAGACCCATGATCCAGCGGGTCTGGCAGGCCGCCAGCTCCGCCGAGGGCGTGGACCGGGTCATCGTGGCCACGGATGACGCACGGATCCTCGAGGCCGTCCAGGCTTTCGGAGGAGAGGCCGTCATGACCGACCCTGCCCTGCCCTCCGGGACCGACCGGGTGGCTGCGGCCCTGGAGAGCCTGGGGGAGAGCTTCGATGTGATCCTCAACATCCAGGGCGACGAGCCCGCCATGCACCCCGACACCGTGGCGGCCCTGGTGCGCCTGATGGCCGAGAATCCGGGCCTGTCCCTTGGCACCGTGGCCTGTCCTTTCACCTCAGCCGAGGAGCTCTTCAGCCCCAATATCGTGAAGGTGGTGACGGATGACCGGAACCGGGCCCTCTACTTCAGCCGTTGCCCCATCCCCTACCTCCGCAGCAGCAGCGTCTTCGAGCAGGACTTCCGCCCCTGGCTTCCCCCGGAGCAGCTGGCCACCTACAAGCGCCACCTGGGGCTCTACGCCTATCGCCCCGAGGCCCTCAAGACCTTCATGCAGCTCCCGCCCCACCCCCTGGAGCGCACCGAGATGCTGGAGCAGCTCCGCGCCCTGGCCCACGGTATGGCCATGGGGGTGGCCTGGACCCCCCACCTGAGCCTGGGAGTGGACATCCCGGAGGATGTGCCCCTGGTGGAGGCCCTGCTGCAGGAGCGCGGGCTGCTCTGA
- a CDS encoding ZIP family metal transporter, whose protein sequence is MHVYWLAPIAAVATLLGGWLVVKFLHGKAGLMRHLSGIAAGYLVSVTLVRIIPEAVEAGGESMMFWALGGFFLVHLIEHGISPHFHYGEETHVHAGNAMTGVLALIGLSLHSFMDGMAISAALLRGGGLGALVFMGVLLHRIPEGATISSIFLVRGFGNRGAILAAGGLALAAILGALCQDFLRIPLGPVLGLAGGLGLYVACADLLPEAQKEKGWKSSLGLALGVVLFMVTAYLVPHSHEV, encoded by the coding sequence ATGCATGTCTACTGGTTGGCGCCCATCGCCGCTGTGGCCACCCTCCTCGGAGGGTGGCTTGTCGTCAAGTTCCTGCATGGGAAGGCTGGCCTCATGCGGCACCTTTCGGGGATCGCCGCTGGGTATCTCGTCTCCGTCACCCTGGTCCGGATCATCCCGGAGGCCGTCGAGGCTGGCGGGGAGAGCATGATGTTCTGGGCCCTCGGGGGCTTCTTCCTGGTCCATCTCATCGAACATGGCATCAGCCCCCACTTCCACTACGGTGAGGAGACCCATGTCCATGCCGGCAATGCCATGACTGGTGTACTGGCCCTCATCGGTCTCTCTCTCCACAGCTTCATGGACGGGATGGCCATCAGTGCCGCTCTCCTGCGGGGAGGCGGTCTCGGGGCCCTGGTGTTCATGGGGGTGCTGCTGCACCGGATCCCGGAAGGGGCGACCATCTCCTCCATCTTCCTGGTGAGGGGCTTCGGCAACCGGGGAGCCATCCTGGCGGCCGGTGGCCTTGCCCTGGCTGCGATCCTCGGGGCGCTCTGCCAGGACTTCCTGCGCATCCCCCTGGGCCCGGTCCTCGGACTGGCGGGAGGGTTGGGGCTCTACGTGGCCTGCGCCGATCTCCTGCCCGAGGCTCAGAAGGAGAAGGGGTGGAAGAGCTCTCTGGGGCTGGCCCTCGGGGTGGTGCTCTTCATGGTCACCGCCTACCTGGTGCCCCACTCGCATGAGGTCTGA
- a CDS encoding RsmD family RNA methyltransferase, which translates to MRIIAGRLKGRRLASPEPGDMRIRPTADRAREALFSILQRWPQGPFADLFAGTGAVGVEAWSRGYGPVTCVESAPAACVLLDTNIRGTDITVIRKDVRKLSGGVLQGLAVLFVDPPYAEVPALWELLAPRAAGWMAPGGLMVWETDADTVLPPLAGWLAVESRRYGAACFHFFQLPDGRMTDASPLHPD; encoded by the coding sequence ATGAGGATCATCGCAGGCAGACTGAAGGGGAGGCGGCTGGCCTCGCCGGAGCCTGGGGACATGAGGATCCGCCCCACGGCGGACCGGGCCCGGGAGGCCCTCTTCTCCATCCTCCAACGCTGGCCCCAGGGGCCCTTTGCGGACCTCTTCGCCGGTACGGGGGCCGTGGGGGTGGAGGCCTGGTCCAGGGGGTACGGACCCGTCACCTGTGTGGAGTCGGCTCCGGCGGCCTGCGTCCTACTGGATACCAATATCCGGGGCACGGATATCACCGTGATCAGGAAGGATGTGCGGAAGCTGAGCGGTGGGGTGCTGCAGGGGCTCGCAGTCCTCTTCGTTGATCCCCCCTACGCCGAGGTCCCAGCCCTCTGGGAGCTCCTGGCTCCCAGAGCTGCAGGGTGGATGGCCCCGGGAGGGCTCATGGTATGGGAGACAGACGCTGACACGGTGTTGCCCCCCTTGGCGGGGTGGTTGGCAGTGGAAAGCCGTCGGTATGGCGCTGCCTGTTTTCATTTTTTCCAGCTCCCTGACGGTAGAATGACGGATGCTTCGCCTCTCCATCCTGACTAA
- a CDS encoding beta-ketoacyl-ACP synthase III has protein sequence MTRKFAIPVGITATGQYFPDRIVTNDELSRFCETNDEWITTRTGIKERRWVEKGVGSSDLGVEALNMALRNRGITADGIDAIVACTTTPDMFFPATSALIQHKAGASKCFGFDLNAGCSGFLFGLTTGASLVASGGCKRVAVVGCDVMSSIMDLSDRNTAVLFGDGAAAVILERVEDGLGILDFEHYTDGSGGAFLRMEGGGSVMPATVESVQAKKHYIYQEGKEVYKRAVREMAEAARLMLDRNSIEPTDLKLFIPHQANIRIMEAAAKRLELPLELMANNIRHYANTTSGTIPSAMHQCWEEGRMKKGDLIVLAAFGAGFTWGGTLLRWAY, from the coding sequence GTGACCCGAAAGTTCGCCATCCCCGTGGGCATCACCGCGACCGGCCAGTATTTCCCCGACCGCATCGTCACCAATGATGAGCTCTCCCGGTTCTGTGAGACCAATGACGAGTGGATCACCACCCGCACGGGGATCAAGGAGCGGCGCTGGGTGGAGAAGGGTGTGGGCTCTTCCGATCTGGGGGTGGAGGCGCTCAACATGGCCCTCCGCAACCGCGGGATCACAGCGGATGGCATTGATGCCATCGTGGCCTGCACCACCACGCCGGACATGTTCTTCCCCGCCACCTCCGCCCTGATCCAGCACAAGGCCGGAGCCTCCAAGTGTTTCGGCTTCGATCTCAATGCGGGCTGTTCGGGCTTCCTCTTCGGTCTCACCACCGGCGCCAGCCTGGTGGCCAGCGGGGGCTGCAAAAGGGTGGCCGTGGTGGGCTGCGATGTGATGAGCTCCATCATGGATCTCTCGGACCGCAACACCGCCGTACTCTTCGGGGATGGGGCCGCAGCCGTCATCCTGGAGCGGGTGGAGGACGGCCTGGGCATCCTGGACTTCGAGCACTACACCGATGGCAGTGGGGGCGCCTTCCTGCGCATGGAGGGAGGCGGCTCGGTCATGCCCGCCACGGTGGAGTCGGTGCAGGCCAAGAAGCACTACATCTACCAGGAGGGCAAGGAGGTGTACAAGCGGGCCGTCCGCGAGATGGCCGAGGCCGCCCGCCTCATGCTGGATCGGAACAGCATTGAACCCACTGACCTGAAGCTCTTCATCCCGCACCAGGCCAACATCCGCATCATGGAGGCCGCCGCCAAGCGTCTGGAGCTGCCCCTGGAGCTCATGGCCAACAACATCCGCCACTATGCCAACACCACCTCGGGCACGATCCCGTCGGCCATGCACCAGTGCTGGGAGGAGGGGCGCATGAAGAAGGGGGATCTTATCGTGCTGGCGGCCTTCGGGGCGGGTTTCACCTGGGGGGGGACGCTGCTCCGGTGGGCGTACTGA
- a CDS encoding helix-turn-helix transcriptional regulator, with product MTVTIHLLDDPRIREILLSPPKPHRHGVQEIVLLTQGGGEHRIDGELHAVEAPVAVIIARGKQHCLLPRPDTRGWVINFSEEALPAQGAWLFSQFFSATHVSLGASAPPDLVFGMATLLSGILATQGANGEVAAAHQLQAMILLLQTAFQQEVTHQGAISCEDFRLFVRFLEVVEVHYQAEKHAAFYARQLGVPVRRILRLARSFLGRTFKQVIEDRAVAEARRMLHLGDAPIKAIVADLGYQDPSYFTKVFRRATGLTPLAFRRQGQLR from the coding sequence ATGACCGTCACCATCCACCTCCTGGACGACCCGCGGATCCGCGAGATCCTCCTGTCTCCTCCCAAACCGCATCGGCATGGGGTCCAGGAGATTGTCCTGCTTACCCAAGGGGGAGGGGAACACCGGATTGACGGGGAGCTTCATGCCGTGGAGGCGCCCGTGGCAGTGATCATCGCCCGGGGCAAGCAACACTGCCTGCTTCCCAGGCCGGATACCCGGGGGTGGGTGATCAACTTCAGTGAGGAAGCCCTGCCTGCCCAGGGCGCCTGGCTCTTCTCCCAGTTCTTTTCCGCTACTCATGTCTCCTTGGGGGCCTCGGCGCCCCCGGACTTGGTCTTTGGCATGGCCACTCTGCTCTCGGGGATTCTCGCGACGCAGGGGGCCAACGGGGAGGTGGCCGCTGCACATCAGCTCCAGGCGATGATCCTGTTGCTTCAGACTGCCTTCCAGCAGGAGGTGACCCACCAGGGGGCGATCTCCTGCGAGGACTTCCGGCTCTTTGTACGTTTCCTGGAGGTCGTGGAGGTGCACTACCAGGCGGAGAAACACGCTGCTTTCTACGCCCGTCAACTCGGCGTTCCGGTGCGGCGTATCCTCCGTTTGGCCCGGAGCTTTCTGGGGAGAACGTTCAAACAAGTGATCGAGGACCGGGCGGTTGCCGAGGCGCGACGGATGCTCCACCTCGGTGATGCGCCCATCAAGGCCATCGTGGCCGACCTGGGCTACCAGGACCCCTCCTACTTCACCAAGGTGTTCCGTCGGGCAACCGGGCTCACGCCCTTGGCCTTCCGCAGGCAGGGGCAGCTCCGCTGA
- a CDS encoding ATP-binding protein produces the protein MLRLSILTKLGIAAAVVVAGSALLSIGFYPRWVKQKSLDRRMKVAEHLIRMSAQVLVPPEREQEAAHFRQLLEEMDDGQVVVFSAILGPGGRTLHAGPRTPGDLDRQLAVQGQRTVMPWEGRDLLLAQAPMSHGLTLILGIRTTDVEQIARGSRFMGAVTSLLMLVLAISLLCLVSHYYVMPLVLLKRSAGEVAEGNLEAPPIIVHSGDELGDLALNFNQMTRALRSGREQIENQNRLLEFRVQERTRQLTETIWELEETRAGLEEIVQERTRGLEQSRSELKAWAETLEEKVQEKTRELVALNESLLGSFQRLQEMDRLKDEFLANMSHELRTPLNAVIGFSGLLLQESADRIPADIKEDLHIILENGRTLLGMIDSILDISKIEAGKFELELEPVDPGSVLEDVRNLAPGLILDRPIEFIYEPLPEPVRVMGDPVRLRQVVTNLLGNAIKFTERGQVALKAWREGEFVAIAVSDTGIGMDTKDLARLFKPFQQVDGSITRRFGGTGLGLALSKRLLEMMSGRIEVQSIKGEGSTFIIQIPLMQGENP, from the coding sequence ATGCTTCGCCTCTCCATCCTGACTAAGCTGGGCATCGCAGCCGCCGTGGTCGTGGCCGGGTCCGCCTTGCTCAGCATCGGGTTCTACCCTCGCTGGGTGAAGCAGAAGTCCCTGGATCGCCGGATGAAGGTGGCGGAGCACCTGATCAGGATGTCGGCCCAGGTGCTGGTTCCTCCTGAGCGGGAGCAGGAGGCTGCCCACTTCCGTCAGCTCCTGGAGGAGATGGATGATGGCCAGGTGGTGGTCTTCAGCGCCATCCTGGGGCCTGGGGGCAGGACGCTTCATGCGGGTCCCCGGACGCCAGGGGACCTGGATCGCCAGTTGGCAGTGCAGGGCCAGCGCACTGTGATGCCCTGGGAAGGGCGGGATCTGCTTCTTGCCCAGGCACCGATGAGTCATGGCCTGACCCTGATCCTGGGGATCAGGACCACCGATGTTGAGCAGATCGCCCGCGGAAGCCGCTTCATGGGGGCGGTCACGAGCCTCCTCATGCTGGTGCTGGCCATCTCCCTCCTCTGCCTGGTGTCGCACTACTACGTGATGCCACTGGTGCTGCTCAAGCGCTCGGCGGGGGAGGTGGCCGAAGGGAACCTGGAGGCACCCCCCATCATCGTCCACAGTGGGGATGAGCTGGGGGACCTGGCCCTCAACTTCAACCAGATGACCCGGGCCTTGAGGTCTGGCCGGGAGCAGATCGAGAACCAGAACCGCCTCCTGGAGTTCCGGGTCCAGGAGCGGACCCGGCAGCTGACGGAGACCATCTGGGAGCTGGAGGAGACCCGGGCGGGGCTGGAGGAGATCGTCCAGGAGCGCACCCGTGGGCTGGAGCAGAGCCGGAGCGAGCTCAAGGCCTGGGCCGAGACCCTGGAGGAGAAGGTGCAGGAGAAGACCCGGGAACTGGTGGCGCTCAACGAGAGCCTTCTGGGAAGCTTTCAGCGCCTGCAGGAGATGGATCGCCTCAAAGATGAGTTCCTGGCCAACATGAGCCATGAACTGCGGACCCCGCTCAATGCCGTGATCGGCTTCTCAGGCCTGCTGCTCCAGGAGAGTGCCGACCGCATCCCTGCGGACATCAAGGAGGATCTGCACATCATCCTGGAGAACGGAAGGACGCTCTTGGGCATGATCGACTCGATCCTGGACATCTCCAAGATCGAGGCAGGCAAGTTCGAGCTGGAGCTGGAGCCGGTGGACCCCGGCTCGGTGCTGGAGGATGTCCGGAACCTCGCCCCGGGGCTGATCCTGGACCGGCCCATCGAGTTCATCTACGAGCCCCTGCCAGAGCCGGTCCGGGTGATGGGGGATCCCGTCCGTCTGCGCCAAGTGGTGACCAACCTCCTGGGCAATGCCATCAAGTTCACTGAGCGCGGACAGGTCGCGTTGAAGGCGTGGAGGGAAGGAGAGTTCGTGGCCATCGCTGTTTCCGATACGGGGATCGGCATGGACACGAAGGATCTGGCCCGCCTCTTCAAGCCCTTCCAGCAGGTGGACGGCAGTATCACCCGACGCTTCGGGGGCACCGGGCTGGGCCTGGCGCTCTCCAAGCGACTGCTGGAGATGATGTCCGGCAGGATCGAAGTCCAGAGCATCAAAGGCGAGGGCAGCACCTTCATCATCCAGATACCGCTCATGCAGGGAGAGAATCCATGA
- a CDS encoding response regulator produces MIAEGSQRVLCIEDNPINWRLVQRLLSQAGFEAHWAEDGMRGFEMALELKPDLVLLDINLPGLSGFETATKFRQHAELRATTIVALTAKTLKSDRETALVAGCDGFIPKPIDPFAFVNQVRGYLGGQRESVDSRREGPILRNLSAQMVEHLEAQLRAAQESNQKLLETQRDLEERTRSLGRLVTLSQGLLTEHDPGNLSRRMLEQVHAELKAQRLHTYWSHRSLAYLEGGRWDGSVLQGCPILKSDHPFHRRARTLEPGVPLETGQLRMSRLWEEGVSLGFWAQGEEACLIPLEEGRGQEGRWGFWCLSRSEPFIPRDLEMLALYASLAQVSRENTELIASLTESSRALAASYEGMERAFQDLHLAKAALSKQEKAVLMEGLFRKIVQRLQSPVAGLWEHGKGLALLLTPPSPEQALHMEVLAESVRQIDHLLKALARRVDLDDPGKPEILIPQDIFYQELELLTADGTIPAGVRVNIDDRGGRAAMFGVYADFARIIQYMVQHAVGGPTPTGTLAFRAWVEEGTFHFALQDEGGPIPPMGLEAAFEPFSTLHQDAIMDIRSAGSNLPSVAQILTSYHGSVRICNEGDGTLLEVTMPLA; encoded by the coding sequence ATGATCGCCGAAGGCTCCCAGCGAGTCCTCTGTATCGAGGACAATCCCATCAACTGGCGGCTGGTCCAGCGCCTCCTCAGTCAGGCCGGCTTCGAGGCCCACTGGGCAGAGGACGGGATGAGGGGCTTCGAGATGGCCCTGGAGCTCAAGCCCGATCTGGTGTTGCTGGACATCAACCTGCCCGGGCTCTCGGGTTTTGAAACAGCCACCAAATTCCGTCAGCATGCCGAGCTGCGCGCCACGACCATCGTGGCCCTCACCGCCAAGACCCTCAAGAGCGACCGGGAGACGGCGCTGGTGGCCGGCTGCGACGGCTTCATCCCCAAGCCCATCGACCCCTTCGCCTTCGTGAACCAGGTGAGGGGGTACCTGGGCGGGCAGCGGGAGAGTGTGGACTCCAGACGGGAGGGGCCGATCCTGCGGAACCTCAGCGCTCAGATGGTGGAGCACCTGGAAGCCCAGCTTCGGGCCGCCCAGGAGAGCAACCAGAAGCTCCTGGAGACCCAAAGGGACCTGGAGGAGCGGACCCGCAGCCTGGGGCGCCTGGTCACCCTGAGTCAGGGACTCCTCACGGAGCATGACCCCGGGAACCTGAGTCGCAGGATGCTGGAACAGGTGCATGCCGAGCTGAAGGCCCAGCGCCTTCATACCTACTGGTCCCATCGCAGTCTGGCCTACCTGGAGGGGGGGCGCTGGGACGGCTCGGTCCTGCAGGGATGCCCCATCCTCAAGTCGGACCATCCCTTCCACCGCAGGGCCAGGACTCTGGAACCCGGCGTTCCCCTGGAGACCGGTCAGCTCCGGATGAGTCGCCTCTGGGAAGAGGGTGTTTCCCTGGGTTTCTGGGCCCAGGGCGAGGAGGCCTGCCTGATCCCCCTGGAGGAGGGGCGGGGTCAGGAAGGGCGTTGGGGCTTCTGGTGTCTATCTCGCTCCGAACCCTTCATTCCGAGGGATCTCGAGATGCTCGCCCTATACGCCTCCCTGGCCCAGGTGAGCCGTGAGAACACCGAACTCATCGCCAGCCTCACGGAGAGCAGCCGGGCCCTGGCAGCCAGCTATGAGGGCATGGAGCGGGCCTTTCAGGATCTGCATCTGGCCAAGGCCGCCTTGAGCAAGCAGGAGAAGGCTGTCCTGATGGAGGGACTCTTCCGCAAAATCGTCCAGCGTCTCCAGTCCCCCGTGGCGGGTCTGTGGGAGCACGGCAAGGGGCTGGCCCTTTTATTGACGCCACCGAGCCCTGAGCAGGCGCTTCACATGGAGGTGCTGGCGGAGTCGGTGAGGCAGATCGACCATCTGCTGAAGGCCCTGGCCCGGCGGGTGGATCTCGATGATCCGGGCAAGCCCGAGATCCTCATTCCCCAGGACATCTTCTACCAGGAGCTTGAGCTCCTGACTGCCGATGGGACCATCCCGGCCGGAGTGCGCGTCAACATCGATGACCGGGGCGGTCGTGCGGCCATGTTCGGCGTCTATGCCGACTTCGCCAGGATCATCCAGTACATGGTCCAGCATGCCGTCGGTGGGCCCACGCCGACGGGAACCCTGGCCTTCCGGGCCTGGGTCGAGGAAGGGACCTTCCACTTCGCCCTCCAGGATGAGGGCGGCCCCATTCCGCCCATGGGCCTGGAGGCAGCCTTCGAGCCCTTCTCGACACTTCACCAGGACGCCATCATGGATATCCGCTCCGCCGGCTCCAATCTGCCCTCTGTGGCCCAGATCCTGACGAGCTACCACGGGAGTGTCCGTATCTGCAACGAAGGAGACGGGACCCTCCTTGAGGTCACGATGCCGTTGGCTTGA
- a CDS encoding CDGSH iron-sulfur domain-containing protein gives MSEPKIVDTKPVAVELEPGAYYWCACGRSAKHPFCDGSHKDTGLSPVPFTLEAAQTVHLCACKQSGKKPFCDGSHRNL, from the coding sequence ATGTCCGAACCCAAGATCGTCGACACCAAGCCTGTGGCCGTTGAGCTAGAGCCCGGCGCCTATTACTGGTGCGCCTGCGGCCGCTCCGCCAAGCACCCTTTCTGCGATGGCAGTCACAAGGACACAGGGCTGAGCCCGGTCCCCTTCACGCTGGAGGCTGCTCAGACCGTCCACCTCTGCGCTTGCAAGCAGTCCGGCAAGAAGCCCTTCTGCGACGGGTCTCACCGCAACCTCTGA
- a CDS encoding putative LPS assembly protein LptD yields MRPILFVLAAGSLAAQGLPALPPVLVPGPGPTVAGLTPYRPFSADATLTSRLPFRWRGDRVTEQMDSWDLETGAVQTDTLLLVADHIHYTPSSDVIIAEGNIRLESPGLRLRCERLRMDWKKQIGEAQALVLEIIPSWTLSSSQVTFTTLRHWEFQEVEVSPCPQERPGWKAKASSLKVDLEGYATLRNLWLWVKDVPTPYFLPWVMYPAKSERTSGLLPSNISYSSTLGMSVSVPYYQTFGDRVDATFDPEYFSKQGMLWGGELRWNLEPTHQGSLQGRQIHQRSDGENRYSFSLKELWQREDGWQMSADVNQASDTLLDSDYGHGSGSNGQSDYNSSLFLGKNFSWASFSLTASEQKSFFTESDAFYSASFPNSLKKQTLPQAQIRFFPVSFGNFYLDGGARLGRMTYRLDLEDGQSEPSYSWDREDAFARVQGRLGQYGPIRADLQVLGRYTHYGATLHNSVFDTSADNAGWLDAAQSAAFNPMWVDGDATNRLLGSGRLQLSGPPIGRTFDQTHFMGYQGDLKHVVEPYVAFTRTSSFSEAGKVPRFDEVDSAPGVASSAMGEESFEIGLKQHLLARPGKGSDFLDLIRWRISTKYHFAPIILSDGRILQGWGSLDNELAYEPSDRFRLSFRRSTYLNESSGDNSLSAEFSGRDGSRFNLALFSTAATPLLVRQRGVQTGGLHRFLDDRLRLEFTGYYDMNLHRLSSGVVALAYVTPCIATTLQFRRSALNATSSVSRENRLELGFNLRNLGDLISWKTGF; encoded by the coding sequence ATGAGGCCAATCCTCTTCGTCCTGGCCGCCGGGAGCCTGGCCGCCCAGGGCTTGCCCGCCCTCCCTCCGGTCCTGGTGCCCGGCCCCGGCCCCACGGTCGCCGGCCTCACCCCCTACCGTCCATTCAGCGCGGATGCGACCCTCACGAGCCGACTCCCCTTCCGCTGGCGGGGGGATCGGGTCACCGAACAGATGGACTCATGGGACCTGGAGACCGGGGCGGTCCAGACGGACACCCTGCTGCTGGTGGCTGACCACATCCACTACACCCCCTCCAGCGATGTGATCATCGCCGAGGGCAACATCCGCCTGGAGTCCCCAGGGCTGCGTCTGCGCTGCGAGCGCCTCCGCATGGATTGGAAGAAGCAGATTGGTGAAGCCCAGGCCCTGGTGCTGGAGATCATTCCCTCCTGGACCCTGAGTTCCAGCCAGGTGACCTTCACCACCTTGCGCCACTGGGAGTTCCAGGAAGTGGAAGTCTCCCCCTGTCCTCAGGAACGACCGGGCTGGAAGGCCAAAGCCTCCAGCCTGAAGGTCGATCTGGAGGGTTATGCAACCCTCCGCAACCTGTGGCTCTGGGTGAAGGATGTCCCGACGCCATACTTCCTGCCCTGGGTGATGTACCCAGCCAAGTCGGAGCGGACTTCCGGTCTCCTGCCTTCCAACATCTCCTACTCCAGCACCCTGGGCATGTCGGTCAGTGTGCCCTACTACCAGACCTTCGGAGACCGGGTTGACGCCACTTTCGACCCTGAGTATTTCTCCAAGCAGGGCATGCTCTGGGGTGGGGAGCTCCGCTGGAACCTGGAGCCCACCCATCAGGGGAGCCTCCAGGGACGGCAGATCCACCAGCGCAGCGATGGTGAGAACCGCTACAGCTTCTCCCTCAAGGAGCTCTGGCAACGTGAGGATGGCTGGCAGATGTCTGCCGATGTCAACCAGGCCTCGGACACCCTGCTGGATTCCGATTACGGCCACGGCAGCGGCTCCAACGGACAGTCCGATTACAACAGCTCCCTCTTCCTGGGCAAGAACTTCTCCTGGGCCAGCTTCAGTCTCACCGCCTCGGAGCAGAAGAGCTTTTTCACCGAGTCGGATGCCTTCTACAGCGCCTCCTTTCCCAATTCCCTGAAAAAACAGACGCTTCCGCAGGCTCAGATCCGATTTTTCCCGGTCTCCTTCGGGAATTTCTACCTGGATGGTGGTGCCCGGCTGGGGCGCATGACCTACCGTCTTGACCTCGAGGACGGGCAGTCCGAGCCCTCCTATTCCTGGGACCGTGAGGATGCCTTCGCCCGGGTCCAGGGGCGTCTCGGCCAGTATGGCCCCATCCGGGCGGATCTCCAGGTTCTGGGGCGCTACACCCACTACGGGGCCACCCTCCACAATTCGGTCTTTGACACCTCTGCGGACAATGCCGGTTGGCTGGATGCCGCCCAGAGCGCCGCCTTCAATCCCATGTGGGTCGATGGGGATGCCACCAACCGCCTTCTGGGTTCTGGCAGGCTCCAGCTCTCTGGCCCTCCCATCGGAAGAACCTTTGACCAGACCCATTTCATGGGCTACCAAGGCGATCTCAAGCACGTGGTGGAGCCCTATGTGGCCTTCACCCGGACCTCCAGCTTTTCGGAGGCCGGGAAGGTGCCCCGCTTCGATGAGGTGGACTCCGCACCAGGGGTGGCCAGCAGTGCCATGGGAGAGGAGAGCTTCGAGATCGGTCTCAAGCAGCACCTCCTCGCCCGCCCCGGCAAGGGCAGCGACTTCCTGGACCTGATCCGGTGGCGCATCTCCACCAAATACCACTTTGCGCCGATCATCCTCTCCGACGGGCGGATCCTGCAGGGCTGGGGTTCCCTGGACAATGAGCTGGCCTATGAGCCCAGCGATCGCTTCCGCCTCAGCTTCCGGCGCTCCACGTATCTCAATGAGAGCTCGGGAGACAACTCCCTGTCGGCGGAGTTCAGCGGTCGGGACGGCAGCCGCTTCAACCTGGCGCTCTTTTCCACGGCGGCCACTCCCCTCCTGGTCCGTCAGCGGGGCGTCCAGACCGGTGGCCTGCATCGCTTCCTGGACGACCGGCTCCGTCTCGAGTTCACGGGATACTACGACATGAACCTCCACCGCCTCTCCTCCGGTGTGGTAGCCCTGGCTTACGTGACCCCCTGCATCGCTACCACCCTGCAGTTCCGCCGGAGCGCCCTCAACGCCACCAGCTCGGTCAGCCGGGAGAATCGCCTGGAGCTGGGCTTCAACCTCCGCAACCTGGGGGACTTGATCTCATGGAAGACCGGATTCTGA
- a CDS encoding polyphenol oxidase family protein produces MEEPSGRTGRRVGTPARSLIGSGPAKLKDPEGLPMLHPTLPPPFPLEWGFSTRQDAESFSPTPLLAQVHGTRVVEASDAIQEADGVWTREPGQLIGVRVADCTPILLAGCTPEGPWVAALHAGWRGAVGASDGPGILRVGLAIFRNLGGEPGDLVWALGPAIQACHFEVGEEVMEAARRDPAWSERMAIPGPRGRPHFDLAAFLRAQGEDLGLDPRKDASVARCTLCDRDTLFSYRGGDLRERQWGWVRIKPTAS; encoded by the coding sequence ATGGAAGAGCCCTCCGGGCGGACCGGGCGCCGGGTCGGGACGCCCGCCAGGAGTCTGATCGGCTCCGGGCCGGCTAAGCTGAAGGATCCGGAAGGCCTGCCCATGCTGCACCCCACCCTGCCCCCCCCCTTCCCCCTGGAGTGGGGCTTCAGCACCCGCCAGGACGCGGAATCCTTCTCCCCCACCCCCCTTCTCGCCCAGGTCCATGGGACCCGGGTGGTGGAGGCATCGGATGCGATCCAGGAGGCCGATGGGGTCTGGACGCGGGAGCCTGGCCAACTCATCGGTGTGCGGGTGGCGGACTGCACTCCCATTCTCCTGGCGGGGTGCACCCCGGAGGGCCCCTGGGTGGCCGCCCTCCATGCGGGGTGGCGGGGAGCCGTGGGTGCCTCCGACGGCCCCGGCATCCTGAGGGTGGGCCTGGCCATCTTCAGGAATCTGGGGGGGGAGCCGGGGGACCTCGTCTGGGCCCTGGGGCCCGCCATCCAGGCCTGCCACTTTGAGGTGGGCGAGGAGGTCATGGAGGCCGCCCGCCGTGACCCCGCCTGGTCGGAGCGAATGGCCATCCCAGGGCCTCGTGGCAGACCCCACTTCGACTTGGCAGCCTTCCTCCGTGCCCAGGGAGAGGATCTGGGCCTCGACCCCCGGAAGGATGCCTCTGTCGCCCGCTGCACCCTCTGTGACCGGGATACCCTCTTCAGTTATCGGGGGGGCGATCTCCGGGAGCGTCAGTGGGGCTGGGTCCGGATCAAGCCAACGGCATCGTGA